Proteins from a genomic interval of Bos mutus isolate GX-2022 chromosome 15, NWIPB_WYAK_1.1, whole genome shotgun sequence:
- the C15H11orf16 gene encoding uncharacterized protein C11orf16 homolog, with amino-acid sequence MDSSARPGTPLPKYCSVATTLKAPAWAGTAPPWDLSFTCPLACRAPWLTRHSLLTRYASYYPCLHIADPAWQGPGWLGRVGEAADTWVLARREPDGFYYRAQIKAAPELERQGVLLVEFEAPLATGPELPAQRQSVVLEEDVIQFSPTMEFSLRPGDKVLAPWGPDQQRYGPGTVLLGLEAGDLQRASPKEEEITVHFWNGRTAPVPLRGVQWVPPAVWKKAVDGLHKPFARQHPRPLLWAPCCSLVGPVTGFVTSGLPLSPPFLCAPCYPHAGCRLPVQGCLCCCPLAGPTWWPPIRTSGVAAREPPEAELKPTAQLLPLENPEEEEVAVQAPAAVSSSSTSSSSEDEDLENELEMGPPQRLLVDSTVNTDPILLEKSPRKQGGLCQPEWRYWRRNGPEPYPGKPGIRLCSTQKDEKSNRQQREKPAAAGSPRELALNVTGMKPLQILPKEAGHRKLSQGTAAHQQGQNSETKSPKDQGS; translated from the exons ATGGACTCCTCCGCGCGGCCTGGGACGCCTTTGCCCAAATACTGCAGCGTGGCCACGACCCTGAAGGCCCCTGCCTGGGCCGGCACTGCTCCTCCCTGGGACCTCTCCTTCACCTGCCCCCTCGCCTGCAGAGCACCCTGGCTGACCCGGCACAGCCTCCTCACCAG ATATGCATCTTACTACCCTTGTCTCCACATTGCTGACCCAGCATGGCAGGGGCCTGGCTGGCTGGGAAGAGTTGGAGAGGCTGCTGACACATGGGTCCTGGCAAGAAGGGAACCAGATGGCTTTTATTACAGGGCTCAGATAAAGGCTGCTCCAGAG CTGGAGAGGCAGGGGGTCCTGCTGGTGGAATTTGAGGCTCCCCTTGCCACAGGCCCAGAGCTGCCAGCCCAGCGGCAGAGCGTGGTCTTAGAGGAAGATGTCATTCAGTTCTCGCCAACCATGGAATTCTCACTGCGACCTGGGGACAAGGTGCTGGCACCCTGGGGCCCTGACCAACAACGCTATGGCCCTGGCACTGTTCTGTTGGGCTTGGAGGCGGGAGACCTCCAGAGAG CATCCccgaaagaagaagaaattactGTTCATTTCTGGAATGGCAGGACAGCTCCAGTGCCTCTCAGAGGGGTCCAGTGGGTGCCCCCAGCTGTCTGGAAGAAGGCTGTGGACGGGCTGCATAAGCCTTTCGCCAGGCAGcaccccaggcccctcctctgGGCCCCTTGCTGCTCTCTGGTGGGGCCGGTCACTGGATTTGTCACCAGCGGGCTTCCTTTGAGCCCTCCATTCCTGTGTGCTCCCTGCTACCCACATGCCGGCTGCCGGCTGCCGGTCCAgggctgcctctgctgctgccccCTGGCTGGACCCACATGGTGGCCTCCAATTAGGACCTCAGGGGTTGCAGCCAGAGAACCTCCAGAAGCGGAGCTGAAGCCCACAGCCCAGCTTTTGCCCCTGGAGAATCCTGAGGAGGAAGAAGTGGCAGTGCAGGCTCCCGcggctgtttcctcctcctccacctcctcctcttctgaAGACGAGGATTTGGAGAATGAGCTGGAGATGGGCCCCCCTCAGAGGCTGCTGGTGGACAGCACAGTCAACACGGACCCCATCCTTCTCGAGAAGTCTCCGAGGAAGCAGGGTGGCCTCTGCCAGCCCGAGTGGAGGTACTGGAGGAGAAACGGGCCTGAGCCGTACCCAGGGAAGCCAG GAATAAGACTTTGCAGCACCCAGAAAGATGAGAAGAGCAACAGACAACAGAGAGAGAAACCTGCTGCAGCGGGGAGTCCTAGAGAGCTGGCCCTGAACGTCACTGGCATGAAGCCGCTGCAGATCCTGCCCAAAGAAGCCGGACACAGAAAACTGAGTCAGGGTACTGCTGCACATCAGCAGGGCCAGAACTCCGAGACTAAAAGCCCCAAGGATCAAG GAAGCTAA
- the ASCL3 gene encoding achaete-scute homolog 3, translating to MMDSRSYSNMPDQLPVFTDSSHLPLTRSFYLDPMVTFHLYPEGPVPSPYSENLPLLPFSSDSLIMENYGEPCAFSFPMPYPNYRRCEYSYGPAFIRKRNERERQRVKCVNEGYAQLRHHLPEEYLEKRLSKVETLRAAIKYINYLQSLLYPDEAETKNSPSKVSSIMATTTRHSDSIFRII from the coding sequence ATGATGGACAGTAGAAGCTACTCTAACATGCCAGACCAACTGCCTGTCTTCACTGATTCCTCCCACTTGCCACTGACCAGGTCCTTCTATCTGGACCCCATGGTCACGTTCCACCTCTACCCAGAGGGCCCAGTGCCATCCCCTTACTCGGAAAACTTGCCATTGCTGCCTTTTTCCAGTGATTCCCTGATTATGGAAAATTATGGTGAACCCTGCGCCTTCTCCTTCCCAATGCCTTATCCAAATTACAGAAGGTGCGAATATTCCTACGGGCCAGCCTTTATCCGGAAAAGGAATGAGCGGGAAAGGCAGCGGGTGAAATGTGTCAATGAAGGCTATGCCCAGCTCCGACATCATCTGCCAGAGGAGTACTTGGAGAAACGCCTCAGCAAAGTGGAAACCCTCAGAGCCGCCATCAAGTACATTAATTATCTCCAGTCCCTGCTGTATCCTGATGAGGCTGAGACCAAGAACAGCCCCAGCAAAGTTTCCTCCATAATGGCAACCACCACCCGCCACTCTGACTCCATTTTTAGAATCATTTGA
- the LOC102277298 gene encoding small ubiquitin-related modifier 3, translating to MSEEKPKEGVKTENDHINLKVAGQDGSVVQFKIKRHTPLSKLMKAYCERQGLSMRQIRFRFDGQPINETDTPAQLEMEDEDTIDVFQQQTGGSRVASCLLGSGL from the coding sequence ATGTCCGAGGAGAAGCCCAAGGAGGGAGTGAAGACAGAGAATGACCACATCAACCTGAAGGTGGCCGGGCAGGATGGCTCCGTGGTCCAGTTCAAGATCAAGAGACATACACCGCTCAGCAAGCTGATGAAGGCCTACTGCGAGCGCCAGGGCTTGTCAATGAGACAGATTCGATTCAGGTTTGATGGACAACCAATTAATGAAACAGACACCCCAGCCCAGCTGGAGATGGAAGACGAGGACACCATCGATGTGTTCCAGCAGCAGACGGGGGGCTCCAGGGTGGCCAGCTGCCTCTTGGGGAGCGGCCTCTAG
- the TMEM9B gene encoding transmembrane protein 9B isoform X2 yields the protein MPVRGPDVEAYCLRCECKYEERSSVTIKVTIIIYLSILGLLLLYMVYLTLVEPILKRRLFGHSQLIQSDDDVGDHQPFANAHDVLARSRSRANVLNKVEYAQQRWKLQVQEQRKSVFDRHVVLS from the exons ATGCCTGTGCGGGGTCCTGACGTAGAAGCATACTGTCTACGCTGTGAATGCAAATATGAAGAAAGAAGTTCTGTTACGATCaag GTTACCATTATAATTTATCTCTCCATTTTGGGCCTTCTACTTCTGTACATGGTATATCTTACTCTGGTTGAGCCCATACTGAAGAGACGCCTGTTTGGACACTCACAGTTGATACAGAGCGATGATGATGTTGGG GATCACCAGCCTTTTGCAAATGCCCATGATGTGCTGGCCCGCTCCCGCAGTCGAGCCAACGTACTAAATAAGGTCGAATATGCCCAGCAGCGTTGGAAGCTTCAAGTTCAAGAGCAGCGAAAATCCGTCTTTGACCGTCATGTTGTCCTCAGCTAA